A window of the Dyadobacter pollutisoli genome harbors these coding sequences:
- a CDS encoding response regulator yields the protein MMTILYVDHEINNLNSFKATFRRDATVFVASSTREGLEILQEHKIDVIFADHQMPEMTGLEFLKLASKQFPASIRIILTGNAYTDEFKIAAGKGYFHSYVNKPWDEQQLRRLMTTHLF from the coding sequence ATGATGACCATACTCTACGTTGATCATGAAATTAACAATCTGAATTCATTTAAAGCTACTTTCCGACGAGACGCGACAGTGTTCGTGGCAAGCTCAACCAGGGAAGGGTTGGAGATACTTCAGGAGCATAAAATAGACGTCATATTCGCAGATCACCAGATGCCCGAAATGACGGGCCTGGAATTTCTGAAACTTGCTTCCAAGCAGTTTCCGGCCAGTATCAGGATTATATTAACTGGCAATGCCTACACAGACGAGTTCAAAATAGCTGCCGGAAAAGGGTACTTTCACAGCTATGTCAACAAGCCTTGGGACGAGCAGCAGCTGAGGCGATTAATGACAACCCATTTATTTTAA
- a CDS encoding alpha/beta fold hydrolase, with protein sequence MGKSKTTGYAPVNGLNMYYEIHGDGTIPLVLIHGGGSTIETSFGNILPLFSAHYKVIAMELQAHGRTNDRNGPESFEQDADDVTALLQYLKIDKANILGFSNGGTTTMQMAIRHPEVVSKIIVIAGAYQREGFMQGFFEGMQHVTLDNMPEFLKVAYTKVAPDKSQLVVMFNKDKQRMIDFKDIPDEAVKGIKAPALFIVADKDVITIEHTVKMSRIVPGAQLVILPGTHGTYIGEVGSVGADSKLPEATALLVREFLGK encoded by the coding sequence ATGGGAAAATCAAAAACAACGGGTTATGCTCCGGTCAACGGGCTGAATATGTATTACGAAATCCACGGCGACGGCACCATACCACTGGTACTGATACACGGCGGGGGCTCAACGATTGAAACATCATTTGGGAATATACTGCCCCTGTTTTCGGCTCATTATAAGGTAATTGCCATGGAATTGCAGGCTCACGGCCGGACCAATGACAGAAACGGGCCCGAGTCATTTGAGCAGGACGCAGACGACGTGACGGCTTTGCTTCAATATCTTAAAATTGACAAAGCGAATATTCTGGGTTTCAGCAATGGCGGAACTACTACGATGCAAATGGCAATCAGGCACCCGGAAGTTGTCAGCAAAATCATTGTGATAGCGGGCGCATATCAACGCGAAGGTTTCATGCAGGGATTTTTTGAAGGTATGCAGCATGTCACGCTGGACAATATGCCAGAATTTTTGAAAGTAGCTTACACGAAAGTTGCCCCTGACAAAAGTCAGCTCGTGGTGATGTTCAATAAAGACAAGCAACGTATGATCGATTTCAAGGATATTCCCGATGAAGCCGTAAAAGGCATCAAAGCACCCGCGTTGTTTATCGTTGCGGACAAAGACGTTATCACAATCGAGCACACGGTAAAAATGTCCCGGATCGTGCCAGGCGCGCAGCTGGTGATATTGCCCGGCACGCACGGAACGTATATAGGTGAGGTCGGTTCCGTTGGGGCCGATAGCAAATTGCCGGAAGCCACTGCGCTCCTGGTCAGGGAGTTCCTCGGAAAATGA
- a CDS encoding SRPBCC family protein, whose product MENDKTSREGRELNISRTLNAPIELVWEAWTNPEHIAKWWGPDGFTNTITTMDMVPGGEWNLVMHGPDGTDYKNKSIFKEIIPFKKIVYEHNTSPKFLTTIEFEAQGEKTFINWNMLFESKEQFIQVVKTFKADEGLKQNIAKLDVYLEGMKTH is encoded by the coding sequence ATGGAAAATGACAAAACCAGCAGAGAGGGCCGCGAGCTCAATATTTCAAGGACACTGAATGCGCCCATCGAACTCGTTTGGGAAGCCTGGACAAATCCTGAACACATTGCTAAGTGGTGGGGGCCGGATGGATTTACAAATACCATTACTACGATGGATATGGTGCCCGGCGGCGAATGGAACCTGGTCATGCATGGGCCAGACGGGACCGACTATAAGAACAAAAGTATATTCAAGGAAATAATCCCGTTCAAAAAGATTGTGTATGAACATAATACCAGTCCAAAATTCCTGACGACGATAGAGTTTGAAGCACAAGGGGAGAAGACGTTCATCAACTGGAACATGCTGTTTGAATCGAAAGAACAGTTTATCCAGGTGGTAAAAACCTTCAAGGCCGACGAAGGATTGAAACAAAATATCGCGAAGCTGGATGTGTACCTGGAAGGAATGAAAACGCATTAA
- a CDS encoding ArsR/SmtB family transcription factor: MKTRRDVYQAIADPTRRAIINMIASQPHNVNAIAEKFDVTRQAISLHVKILTDCGLVKVRQRGRDRVCEAQLDQLSEVSAWVDQYRQHWESKLDSLETYLEKLKKEKYGK; encoded by the coding sequence ATGAAAACGAGACGTGACGTATATCAGGCAATAGCCGACCCGACCCGCAGGGCGATCATTAATATGATTGCTTCGCAGCCCCATAATGTAAATGCCATCGCCGAAAAGTTTGATGTTACCCGGCAGGCCATATCGCTTCACGTCAAGATCCTGACGGATTGCGGGCTTGTGAAAGTGAGGCAGCGTGGCAGGGACCGGGTATGCGAGGCGCAGCTTGACCAGCTTAGCGAAGTTTCGGCCTGGGTGGATCAGTACCGGCAACATTGGGAAAGTAAGTTGGACTCTTTGGAAACATATTTAGAAAAACTTAAAAAAGAAAAGTATGGAAAATGA
- a CDS encoding AraC family transcriptional regulator, translating into MRNLILLGSKNDAEVAAICKAGNIEPCDLDNHEMKVSLEANIAIMEALLHITGDRNMGLHLGEKATPPIIGQAGHLQYSDSDVLSAFKKTIHFTRTFTALYDFIFEEKGSEIRLYFEPIQLWNDISPETARHGVDITFAATVNFIKVLSGRVVHPLTVSYRYPAVSDHSEHERIFKCKPVFNRSGNCIVFDKSSLQVPVLGCNPQLNAAVETMLREKIQRSQEGERFSAKVKQVMLSNDLSDFPQLENIAIALNITTRTLQRKLQKENTSFRELSDAVKYEQASTLLRHGEFTVSEISYRLGYTDPATFGKAFKQWSGVSPLNFRKTSE; encoded by the coding sequence ATGAGAAATCTCATACTGCTTGGGTCGAAAAATGATGCCGAGGTTGCCGCCATTTGCAAAGCGGGCAACATTGAACCGTGCGATCTGGATAATCACGAGATGAAGGTTTCCCTTGAAGCGAATATTGCCATCATGGAAGCCTTGCTGCACATTACCGGCGATAGAAATATGGGGCTGCACCTGGGCGAAAAAGCAACGCCTCCCATTATTGGCCAGGCCGGACATTTGCAGTATAGTGATAGCGATGTATTGTCCGCATTTAAAAAGACCATTCATTTCACCAGGACATTTACCGCACTCTATGATTTTATATTTGAGGAAAAGGGAAGTGAAATCAGGCTCTATTTTGAACCCATTCAATTGTGGAACGACATATCGCCTGAGACAGCCAGGCATGGTGTGGACATTACTTTTGCCGCTACGGTCAATTTTATCAAAGTCCTTTCGGGTAGGGTGGTGCATCCGTTGACGGTTTCTTACAGATATCCGGCCGTATCCGATCATTCCGAACATGAACGGATTTTTAAATGTAAACCTGTTTTCAACCGGTCGGGTAACTGTATTGTGTTTGATAAATCGAGCTTGCAAGTGCCGGTCCTGGGGTGCAATCCGCAACTCAATGCGGCTGTTGAAACGATGCTGCGCGAAAAAATTCAGCGTTCGCAGGAGGGGGAGCGTTTTAGTGCAAAAGTGAAACAGGTTATGCTAAGTAATGACCTATCTGATTTCCCACAGCTGGAAAACATTGCGATCGCTTTGAATATTACCACCCGTACCTTGCAGCGGAAATTACAAAAAGAGAATACTTCGTTCCGGGAACTGAGCGATGCCGTGAAATATGAGCAGGCTTCCACTTTGCTACGCCACGGCGAATTCACCGTCTCAGAAATTTCTTACAGACTTGGTTATACGGACCCTGCAACTTTTGGAAAGGCATTCAAACAATGGAGCGGCGTGTCCCCATTGAATTTCCGGAAAACTAGCGAATAA
- a CDS encoding phosphatidylinositol-specific phospholipase C1-like protein — MKTIVSLVLALALPFLKSEDPDNLPINKIQVIGSHNSYKEAIDPALFNVFQKKDSVASSKIDYEHIAIIDQLNMGLRNLEIDIYPDEKGGRYAHPKGLDLAPGQKVYDPEGKMKQPGFKILHVPDLDFRSHYLTLNECLEDLRKWSEAHPDHTPVFITLEAKGNVSKSGEAASSESFTEKHFDELDKVLTEKLGKNHIIMPDNVRGKYETLESAVLANNWPLLKNAKGKFLFLLDDKAAKRDMYVAGHPSLKGRAMFVCADPGTPEAAMTIRNNPKDTEIKDLVKKGYIIRTRADSDTREARINDTSSFEAACNSGAQIITTDYYLKSTHFKSDYSVSFDGKKYFRVNPLFMAAAPGK, encoded by the coding sequence ATGAAAACAATTGTAAGTTTAGTCTTAGCCCTTGCGCTGCCGTTTTTGAAGTCGGAAGACCCCGATAACCTGCCGATCAACAAAATTCAGGTGATTGGTTCGCACAATAGCTACAAAGAAGCGATCGATCCCGCATTGTTTAACGTGTTTCAAAAAAAGGACTCGGTTGCGTCCAGTAAGATCGATTACGAGCATATCGCCATCATTGATCAGCTGAATATGGGCCTCCGCAATCTGGAAATCGATATTTATCCCGATGAGAAAGGCGGAAGATATGCGCATCCAAAAGGACTTGATCTGGCGCCAGGCCAAAAAGTATACGACCCCGAAGGCAAAATGAAACAGCCGGGTTTTAAAATCCTGCACGTGCCCGACCTGGATTTTCGCAGCCATTATTTAACATTGAATGAATGTCTGGAAGATCTGAGAAAATGGTCGGAAGCACATCCGGACCATACCCCGGTTTTTATCACGTTGGAAGCCAAAGGCAATGTTTCCAAGAGCGGGGAAGCGGCTTCAAGCGAGAGTTTTACCGAAAAACATTTTGATGAACTTGATAAAGTACTGACCGAAAAGCTGGGTAAAAACCATATCATCATGCCTGATAATGTGAGGGGCAAATATGAAACATTGGAAAGCGCGGTACTGGCTAACAACTGGCCGCTATTGAAAAATGCAAAAGGTAAATTCCTCTTTTTATTGGATGATAAGGCTGCAAAAAGAGATATGTACGTGGCAGGACATCCGTCACTGAAAGGTCGCGCGATGTTTGTCTGCGCTGATCCCGGAACACCGGAGGCTGCGATGACAATCCGGAACAATCCAAAAGACACTGAGATCAAAGACCTTGTCAAAAAAGGCTACATCATCCGCACCCGCGCCGACTCGGACACCCGCGAGGCCCGGATCAATGATACAAGCAGTTTTGAGGCTGCCTGCAACTCGGGAGCGCAGATCATCACTACGGACTACTACCTCAAAAGCACCCACTTTAAATCCGACTATTCGGTGAGTTTTGACGGGAAAAAGTATTTCAGGGTAAATCCATTGTTTATGGCTGCAGCACCGGGTAAATAG
- a CDS encoding RagB/SusD family nutrient uptake outer membrane protein has product MKKILFIAMVSALAFGLLPSCEDRLTEEPKSILTPAFFSTAQGFKSGLDAAYAGTRMFWGNQDLFTITVIGTDEFFTGQDGNNNINKYNSNYLPNNGQVTNTWTNCYTFINTCNGLVDNAAVITGIDETEKKKMVAEAKFLRANYYFILVQFWGDVTLNKNFQALPTTSATRSPMSEIYDFIIADLEEAVATLPASPLVGGVLPGKATAAAAKHLLAKVYLTRAGSKAAQADDYKNAHTIATDLITNSASLGLGLLADFGQVHAEGNEGSKEVLWTVQHTSNLAYNGPNNSGGADNVLNHMWVPQYENQPGMKRDVKYGRPYIRCVPTRWLTDTAFADRTNDTRYGKTFQTVWYSNNAASIPRWPATLPPGAPANAQPGGLKFSVGDTAIYMPGKDRPNATVAAAPYLLIPPRNYSIRLSPAMFKYFDTRRADLNYPSIRPVIVYRLAETYLIAAEALLMDGQAAAAVPYLDAVRQRAAYPSGNAEAMKVKTSDVTLDFILDERARELCGENMRWWDLVRTGKLVERVKKHNLESAPNIQSPKHLLRPIPQNQIDAVVTGEPYKQNTGW; this is encoded by the coding sequence ATGAAAAAAATATTATTCATAGCAATGGTTAGTGCGCTCGCATTTGGCCTGTTACCTTCCTGCGAAGACAGGCTCACAGAAGAACCGAAATCCATTCTGACACCGGCCTTTTTTAGTACAGCACAAGGATTCAAGTCAGGATTGGATGCCGCGTATGCAGGAACCCGTATGTTCTGGGGAAATCAGGATCTGTTTACAATTACAGTGATAGGTACCGACGAGTTTTTTACCGGTCAGGACGGGAACAACAACATTAATAAATACAACAGTAATTATTTGCCCAACAATGGCCAGGTAACCAACACCTGGACTAACTGTTACACTTTCATCAACACCTGCAATGGGCTGGTGGACAATGCTGCGGTGATAACGGGGATCGACGAAACAGAAAAGAAAAAGATGGTAGCCGAAGCAAAATTTTTGCGGGCTAACTACTACTTCATTCTCGTCCAGTTCTGGGGAGATGTGACGCTCAATAAGAATTTTCAGGCATTACCCACTACCTCAGCTACGCGCTCACCAATGTCGGAGATTTATGATTTTATCATTGCCGATCTGGAAGAAGCCGTCGCAACGCTCCCGGCCAGCCCGTTAGTGGGCGGGGTGTTGCCTGGTAAAGCCACCGCCGCAGCTGCGAAGCACCTTCTGGCAAAAGTTTACCTTACACGTGCAGGATCTAAGGCCGCCCAAGCAGATGACTATAAAAATGCGCATACCATTGCCACCGACCTCATCACCAACAGCGCCTCGCTGGGCCTGGGCTTGTTGGCGGATTTCGGTCAGGTGCATGCAGAGGGTAATGAAGGTAGTAAGGAGGTATTATGGACCGTTCAACACACGTCCAATCTGGCTTATAATGGGCCTAATAACAGTGGTGGAGCGGATAATGTGCTGAACCATATGTGGGTCCCACAATATGAGAACCAGCCAGGCATGAAACGTGACGTAAAATACGGAAGGCCGTACATACGCTGCGTACCCACACGCTGGCTGACAGATACTGCCTTTGCGGACCGGACCAATGATACCCGTTATGGTAAAACGTTTCAAACCGTCTGGTACTCCAACAATGCAGCATCTATCCCACGCTGGCCGGCAACGCTTCCGCCGGGGGCCCCTGCCAATGCACAGCCGGGCGGGTTGAAATTCAGCGTCGGTGATACGGCGATCTATATGCCGGGCAAGGACCGCCCCAACGCGACTGTTGCGGCAGCTCCTTACCTGCTCATTCCTCCCAGAAATTATAGTATCAGGTTGTCACCAGCAATGTTCAAATACTTCGATACCAGGCGTGCGGATTTGAATTACCCGTCGATCAGACCTGTGATCGTGTACCGGCTGGCTGAAACCTATCTGATCGCGGCAGAAGCATTGCTTATGGACGGTCAGGCAGCTGCGGCCGTACCCTACCTTGATGCAGTCCGCCAGCGGGCCGCATACCCGAGCGGCAATGCAGAAGCGATGAAAGTTAAAACGTCCGATGTTACGCTCGATTTTATCCTGGATGAGCGCGCCCGTGAGTTATGCGGAGAAAATATGCGCTGGTGGGACCTTGTGCGTACCGGAAAACTGGTAGAGCGGGTAAAAAAGCATAACCTCGAAAGCGCCCCTAACATTCAGTCTCCCAAACATCTCCTGCGCCCGATCCCACAAAACCAGATCGACGCGGTGGTGACCGGTGAACCTTACAAGCAAAATACTGGATGGTGA
- a CDS encoding TonB-dependent receptor, whose product MNFCTYGTFVAQKTGRLSGNGSAKYPTLIWLDPIIKKRIVMRIKITAFLIACACIHVFAEGNAQTITLSKKNISLQKVFKEIKNQTGYIFWYENQILDASKKVSISVRNAPVTQTLDLLLRNESLQYSIIDKMVVIRKKDLQHPQQGMIPLLRKDQSAEFRNSMAGKSSAAGQVSKIVDYRLPDIRIQGRVTDERGDGLPGVSVLLKDSQRGTTTDESGNFHLDVPDSKAVLVFSFVGYLSQEIQIGNRSKLDVTLKVDTKALEEVVVVGYGTQRKSDITGAIASVNEQSLRDVPVTNLSEALQGRAAGIDIQKNGGNSKPGSPPVIRIRGNRSLGAGNDPLFVVDGLPFNGSINDLNPDDVVSVEILKDASSTAIYGSRGANGVILVTTKRGKEGALQVSYSGYVGVTKNLGKFHIMNGPQFRDLKKWSRINGTAPGTYSGLDDPKFMTDGTFDPQEVESINMNRSTDWQDLIYKTGIMTNHQVSVSGGTGKTQYAFSGGYFKETGIYPGQGFDRFAAKLSVDQQLAKFMKVGLSSINTFTRIEGENANPMGQVLRASPLTTPYDANGNLWGFVRGSANQVWNPLANFIDGAVVENRRRLGTFTTLYADITLAKGLRYRFNAGAEVRTDVYGNFYGSATSNNLGGLSTSRNSTGFRTDYTIENMIIYDKTVAGRHKFNFTGLYSLQESQNQTNEFNNNTILADVLENTNPQLGANLAGTGNYEKWAIISYMGRLNYGFNDKYLVTLTMRSDGSSRLAPGNKFHVFPSAAVAWNLSEEPFMKTMADITTLKLRASYGTVGNQGISPYSTLGKLTPLVYNYGSTNVTGAYPTNTPNPSLEWEYTSSFNVGVDFGLRGNRISGSVEYYQQKTNNLLLPQNLPPTSGIPNSILTNVGKTENQGLEIQLSLVNIPGNGRDKFSWTTDLNFFLNRGKIVQLANKVTRDITNNWFVGEPVGTIFDYKKTGIWQNTAADTAAAKKLGLSVTGTGSVIGTIKVDNTNGDEVINANDRVIVGSQQAKWQGGFTNRVAFKGFDFTVVGFARVGGLLISRMHNSGFANTFQGNYNNLVVDYWTPTNGQNYYPKPNSAATNTPFNSTMGYFNASFLKIRSLSLGYNLPQGLLKRIHCKSVRLYATANDAFILFSPYRNKYNGIDPEGGSINVDTPATYSMLLGINVSF is encoded by the coding sequence ATGAATTTTTGTACTTACGGCACTTTTGTTGCCCAAAAAACAGGCCGGCTTTCCGGAAATGGTTCCGCGAAATACCCGACGCTGATCTGGCTGGACCCGATCATTAAAAAACGAATCGTTATGCGGATCAAAATTACAGCCTTCCTGATCGCTTGCGCATGCATACATGTATTCGCAGAGGGAAATGCGCAGACCATCACTTTATCGAAGAAAAACATATCGCTGCAAAAGGTTTTTAAAGAAATTAAAAACCAGACAGGATACATTTTCTGGTATGAGAACCAGATTCTGGATGCATCCAAAAAGGTTAGTATTTCGGTCCGGAATGCGCCGGTTACTCAAACACTGGACCTACTGCTGCGCAATGAATCCCTGCAATATTCGATCATCGATAAAATGGTTGTGATCAGGAAAAAAGACTTGCAACATCCTCAACAGGGTATGATACCGCTGCTTCGGAAAGATCAGTCTGCGGAGTTCCGGAACAGTATGGCCGGCAAATCCAGCGCAGCAGGACAGGTATCCAAAATTGTCGATTACCGCCTGCCCGACATTCGTATACAAGGCCGGGTTACCGACGAGCGGGGCGACGGATTACCTGGTGTAAGTGTTTTGTTAAAGGACAGTCAGCGTGGCACAACGACGGACGAGAGCGGGAATTTCCACCTGGATGTGCCTGATAGCAAAGCTGTGCTCGTTTTCTCCTTTGTGGGTTATCTTTCTCAGGAGATTCAAATAGGAAACAGGTCGAAACTGGATGTGACATTGAAAGTAGATACCAAAGCGCTCGAAGAGGTTGTAGTGGTAGGCTATGGTACACAAAGAAAGTCTGATATCACGGGTGCAATCGCGTCTGTCAATGAACAATCGCTTCGTGATGTGCCGGTAACCAACTTGTCGGAAGCATTGCAGGGAAGGGCTGCCGGGATCGACATTCAAAAAAACGGAGGCAATAGCAAGCCCGGCTCGCCGCCGGTGATCAGGATCAGGGGTAACCGTTCGCTGGGTGCGGGTAATGACCCGCTGTTCGTAGTCGACGGCCTTCCATTCAATGGCAGTATCAACGATTTGAACCCGGATGACGTGGTATCAGTAGAAATATTAAAGGATGCTTCCTCGACAGCAATCTACGGCTCTCGCGGAGCCAATGGGGTTATACTTGTGACTACCAAGAGAGGGAAGGAAGGTGCATTGCAGGTTTCGTATAGCGGTTATGTGGGTGTTACCAAAAACCTGGGCAAGTTCCATATTATGAACGGTCCGCAGTTTCGCGATCTAAAGAAATGGTCAAGAATAAACGGTACTGCACCTGGGACTTATTCGGGGCTTGATGATCCAAAGTTCATGACCGATGGCACTTTCGATCCGCAGGAGGTGGAATCCATTAATATGAACCGCAGCACTGATTGGCAGGACCTTATTTACAAAACCGGTATTATGACCAACCACCAGGTGAGTGTATCAGGTGGAACGGGGAAAACTCAATACGCATTTTCAGGTGGTTATTTTAAAGAAACCGGCATTTATCCTGGTCAGGGTTTCGACCGTTTTGCTGCTAAATTGAGCGTCGATCAGCAGCTTGCAAAATTTATGAAGGTAGGCCTTAGTTCAATCAACACTTTTACCCGGATCGAAGGCGAAAATGCAAATCCGATGGGCCAGGTACTGCGGGCAAGCCCATTAACGACCCCGTACGATGCCAATGGGAACCTGTGGGGTTTCGTACGCGGCAGTGCTAACCAGGTCTGGAACCCGCTCGCCAATTTCATCGACGGGGCCGTGGTTGAAAACAGGCGCCGACTGGGGACTTTCACAACGCTTTACGCTGATATAACGCTCGCAAAAGGGTTGAGATACCGCTTCAATGCAGGGGCTGAGGTACGCACGGATGTGTACGGGAATTTTTACGGAAGCGCAACCTCCAACAACCTCGGAGGCTTGTCTACCTCCCGCAACAGCACAGGTTTCCGTACGGATTATACCATTGAAAATATGATCATTTACGACAAGACAGTCGCCGGTCGTCATAAATTCAATTTTACTGGATTGTATAGTTTGCAGGAGTCGCAAAACCAGACCAATGAGTTCAATAACAATACGATCCTGGCCGATGTCCTGGAAAATACCAATCCCCAGCTGGGAGCAAACCTGGCGGGAACTGGTAATTATGAGAAATGGGCGATCATTTCTTACATGGGCCGCTTGAACTATGGATTCAATGATAAGTACCTCGTGACGCTGACCATGCGTTCGGACGGTTCCTCCCGGCTTGCGCCCGGTAACAAGTTTCACGTATTTCCATCGGCGGCGGTGGCCTGGAACCTGAGCGAGGAGCCATTCATGAAAACAATGGCTGACATTACAACCCTCAAACTGCGGGCGAGCTACGGTACCGTCGGTAACCAGGGGATCAGTCCTTATTCAACATTGGGAAAGCTGACGCCACTGGTTTATAACTACGGTTCGACGAATGTGACCGGGGCATATCCGACCAACACACCCAACCCGTCGCTTGAATGGGAGTATACCAGCTCATTTAATGTAGGGGTTGATTTTGGATTGCGTGGTAACCGGATCAGCGGTTCGGTTGAATACTATCAGCAGAAAACCAATAACCTGCTATTGCCGCAGAACTTGCCGCCAACATCGGGTATACCCAACTCCATTCTTACCAACGTGGGCAAAACGGAAAACCAGGGTCTGGAAATTCAGTTGAGCCTGGTCAATATACCTGGTAATGGACGGGACAAATTTAGTTGGACTACGGATCTCAACTTTTTCCTGAACCGTGGAAAAATCGTGCAATTGGCCAATAAAGTAACGCGTGACATTACCAACAACTGGTTTGTCGGCGAGCCTGTGGGGACCATTTTTGACTATAAAAAAACCGGGATCTGGCAGAATACTGCTGCGGACACTGCAGCGGCCAAAAAATTGGGCTTGTCGGTCACCGGGACCGGCTCGGTGATTGGTACGATCAAGGTTGACAATACCAATGGCGACGAGGTGATCAATGCCAATGATCGGGTGATCGTAGGCTCCCAGCAGGCCAAATGGCAGGGCGGGTTTACCAACCGGGTTGCTTTCAAAGGATTCGATTTTACGGTGGTAGGTTTTGCAAGGGTAGGAGGGCTGCTGATCAGCCGGATGCACAACAGTGGCTTTGCCAATACTTTTCAGGGTAACTATAACAACCTGGTGGTTGATTACTGGACACCAACCAACGGCCAGAACTATTATCCGAAACCGAACTCGGCGGCTACCAATACACCATTCAATTCCACGATGGGGTATTTCAATGCAAGTTTCCTGAAAATCAGGAGCCTTAGCCTGGGCTATAATTTACCTCAGGGGCTGTTGAAGCGCATCCATTGTAAATCGGTACGGCTCTATGCAACCGCAAATGACGCCTTTATCCTTTTTTCGCCCTATCGCAACAAATACAACGGAATCGACCCAGAGGGTGGCTCGATCAATGTAGATACGCCCGCGACATATTCCATGCTACTTGGTATTAATGTATCCTTTTGA
- a CDS encoding FecR family protein gives MSLKPPDARYLHLAGKWLSGTITPDERQEFADWYNRDQNDDVHIPESLAVSEAAHRDRLLANIREKIDRSEYRKRFWLFRPSIAAALVLLFLGAGAYFMTTNKKQVQEPPVAAITRDVAPGGDKATLTLGDGSVLKLDELADGALKQEHHFNIRKKDGELIYEVKQPIATDKLTYHTISTPRGGQFRVVLPDGSKVWLNASSSLRYSTAFDGKERLVSLSGEGYFEVAKVKANGRSVPFRINVNDRETVEVLGTHFNIMAYHEEQVIKTTLLEGSVRVTKAGTKNSSLLKPGQQCVYDRDKGFLVRDNIDAAESISWKNGIISFEDADIETIMRQIGRWYDVRVEYQGEIPRRLFTGGISRKSNLSGVLKVLEINNIHFEIKNKVILVTP, from the coding sequence ATGTCTTTAAAACCACCCGACGCACGATATCTTCACCTGGCCGGAAAATGGCTGTCCGGTACGATCACACCCGACGAACGACAGGAATTTGCCGACTGGTACAATCGGGACCAGAACGACGACGTACATATTCCCGAATCGCTCGCGGTAAGCGAAGCAGCGCATCGTGACCGTCTGCTGGCAAATATCCGCGAGAAAATTGACCGTTCCGAATACCGGAAAAGATTCTGGCTGTTCAGGCCATCCATTGCCGCCGCGCTTGTTCTTCTCTTCCTGGGGGCAGGTGCCTACTTTATGACTACCAACAAAAAGCAGGTACAGGAACCTCCCGTTGCTGCCATTACCCGCGACGTGGCACCCGGAGGTGACAAAGCAACGCTTACTTTGGGCGACGGTTCAGTGCTGAAACTTGACGAACTCGCAGACGGTGCCCTTAAACAAGAACATCATTTTAACATTCGGAAAAAAGACGGCGAGCTGATCTACGAGGTGAAGCAACCCATCGCAACCGATAAACTTACCTACCACACCATTTCAACCCCGAGAGGAGGGCAGTTCAGGGTAGTACTGCCTGATGGAAGTAAGGTATGGCTCAATGCGTCATCATCGCTGAGGTATTCTACTGCTTTCGATGGAAAGGAAAGGCTCGTCAGTCTTTCGGGAGAAGGTTATTTTGAGGTGGCCAAAGTCAAGGCAAATGGCAGGTCGGTACCTTTCCGCATCAATGTCAACGACCGGGAAACGGTGGAAGTATTGGGGACTCATTTTAATATTATGGCCTATCACGAGGAGCAGGTTATCAAGACTACCTTGCTGGAAGGGAGTGTTCGGGTGACCAAAGCCGGGACGAAAAACAGTAGTTTACTAAAACCGGGGCAGCAATGCGTGTACGATCGTGATAAGGGTTTTCTGGTTCGGGACAATATCGATGCGGCCGAGTCTATCTCCTGGAAAAACGGCATTATTTCCTTCGAGGACGCTGACATTGAAACCATTATGCGGCAGATAGGACGGTGGTATGATGTGCGGGTGGAGTATCAGGGCGAAATCCCGCGTCGCTTGTTTACCGGTGGTATCTCCCGGAAATCAAACTTATCGGGCGTATTGAAAGTGCTGGAAATCAACAATATCCATTTTGAAATTAAAAACAAAGTCATTCTGGTAACTCCCTGA